GGTACCTTCAGGGGAAGAGGTATTCGAAGCCATATTGAGGGGGCAAGCGGCCTGTGGGGTCGTCAGTAGAATATTTGGGTATTTCAATGAGCATAAATACCCGGTGGTGGCCACCAACGTCATATTCCACCCCTCAGAGTGGCGTTTTGCCTTTCCAAAGGGTAGGCAGAACGTTCTCAAGCAGGTCATAGATTTCAATTTGAAGCAGATGAAAAACGACCCCAACTCGGTGCTACAGGCTTCCATTAGAAAATGGCTGGAACTTAATGGGGTCATTGGCTCCTACCCTGATTGGTTAGTTGCTGGGATCATCATATTGGCGATGGCTTTGGTGCTGAGCCTTATGGGCGGCTATGGTGCCTTTAAGAAAAGCATAAGCCAGGGCAAGGAGCTTTTGTCCAGCAAGAAGGAGATCCTGAGGGAGAAGGCCTTCTTTGAGGGGCTTTTCGACTCCATTCCAGATGCAGTAGCTCTTCAGGATCCCACCACTATGAGGATACAGCGGGTCAATAGTTCCTTCGCCAAGGTCTTTGGTTATTCCAGGGAGGAAGCAGAGGGTAGGACTTTGAGGGAGCTGGTGGTGCCCGAGGACCGCATGCATGAGGCAGAACATCACATCAAATCGGCTTTAGAGGGTAAAAGCATAGAGCGCGTCACGGTAAGGAGGAAAAAGAGTGGAGAGATCTTCCACGTTCTGTTCAATCAAGTCCCGCTCTTTTCCGATGGAAAGATGGAGGCGATACTCAATTCTTACACAGACGTGGAGGCCTTGGCGGAGATTGCCCGCAAATACAAAACGGCAAGGGATCTTGCCAAGGAGGAGCTGGAACGGGTTGAGAAGCTTTGGGAAGACACCATTGGAATTTTAGCTCAGACGGTGGAGATGAGGGACCCCTATACTTATGATCACCAAAGAAGGGTGTCCTTTCTTTCAGAGGCCTTAGCCAGGAAATTGGGTCTTTCAGAAGAGCGCATAAGGCTTGTCAAACTTGCAGGGTTGGTGCACGACATAGGGAAGGTGGCAGTGCCGGCGGAGATCTTGAACAAGCCCGGCAGGTTGAGCGACGTGGAGATGGAGATTGTCCGCACCCATCCCCAGAAAGGGTATGAGCTATTGCGCAAGCTTACCCACAGGCCAGTTCTTGCGGAAATAGTCTATGCTCACCACGAGAGATTGGACGGTTCAGGCTACCCCAGAGGGCTTTCGGGCAAGGATATCCCCATTGAGGCCCGAATATTGGCCGTCGCGGACGTAGTGGAGGCCATGGTCTCCCATAGACCTTTCAGGTCGGCTTTGACTCTTGAGGAGGCGTTGGAGGAGATCAAAGCAGGAAAGGGAATTTTGTACGACCACAAGGTAGTGGAAGCCTGTGTGGAGCTTTTCGAACGGGAAAGTTTTTCCTTTGAGGATGCCCCATTGTCTTGATAGATTAGTGTTATAATTAGAGAAAGTAAAGGAGGCTGATTCCCCGTCCCTTTTCATTGGGGAATTGCCTCAAAGAGCAGAACAGCAAAGGAAAGGGAGGCGAAAAGTCATGAGGTTGTTGACCCGAAGCGAGCTGATAGCGTTATCGGAACACCAGAAGGCCCCCAGCGTTTCCATCTACATGCCCACGCCCCTTCCCGCAGAGCCCCGAAAGAGCCAGATAGCTTTCAAGAGTGTCCTTGGGGAAGTGCAGGACGAACTTTTGGGTCGGGGACTCAAGGAGCAGGAAGTGGAGGATCTTTTGGAACCTGCTAAGAAACTGCTTTCGAACTCCATGTTCTGGGAAAACCAAAGCAAGGCCCTTGCAGTGTTTTTGTCCGAGGGGTACGAGAGGATCTACAGGATACCCTTGGAGGTCCCCAAGCTTGCGGTGGTTTCCCGGGGATTTCACATAAAGCCCCTTTTGCCTCTTGTAGGCGGTGGGGATGACTTTTACGTTCTGTGCCTCAGCAAGAAGAAAATAAGATTGATCCAGTGCACCAAAGAGGACTTCAGAAACGTCGACTTGGAGAACGTTCCCCAGAGCATATCCGAGGCCCTTCAGTACGAGCCCCTGGAGAAACAGGGTCAGATCGGCTCAGCCCCGGGCCGGCAGGGACTCTTTCATGGCCACGGTGCAGGAGACGAGGACTTCAAGGAAAACCTCAAAACCTTCTTGCGAATGGTGGACAAGGGAATACGGGAGCTTCTAAAGGACGAGACGGCGCCTCTGGTTCCAGCAGGAGTTGCCTACGTGGTCTCCCTGTACAAGGAGGTTGCGTCCTACCCCCACGTGACCGAGGAGTTCGTGGAGGGAAGCCCGGACAATTTGACGGCTGAGGAGCTCTTCCAGAGGGCAAAGGCCATAGTGGAACCTATCTTCAAGAAAGAGGAAATGGAGGCAAAGGAGAAGTTTGAAGCCCTTTTGGGGACAGGCAAGGCCTCTTCCATGCTCGAGGAAGTACTGCCGGCGGCCTTTTCAGGCAGGGTGGAGGTACTCTTTGTGCCTTTGGGGGTCCAGGTGTGGGGCAAATGGAAAAAAGCCACACACGAAATGGAGCTTACCTCCAGGGAGGATCCTGAGGCAAGGGATCTTTTGGACCTTGCAGCGGTGGAGACCTTGAGGAGCAGGGGCAAGGTGTACGTGGTAAGTCCCGAGGAGGTGCCAGGAGGCAAGGATGTGGCGGCCATCTTCAGGTATTGATCCAAGGATTGGCATGGATGAATAGATAGAACCAATGTTGAGGGGAGCATCGAAGCTCCCCTTGTTCTTTGCTGAGGGCTTGACTTTGGAGGGTTTTGGCTATATTTTATGTGGGCAAAACGAAAGATTAGCGGAAGGGAAATCGGGAAGCCGGTGAGAATCCGGCACAGCCCCGCTACGGTGAGGGTGACGAAGGGTGCATAGAGCCACTGGCAAGTTTGCTGGGAAGGCGCACCTGGAGGAAGACCCCAAGTCCGGATACCGATCCCTTCAGCTGGAAGTCTCTTCCCGCGAGGGCCAGGGGAGAGACGGATTTTTTGGCCCTTATGGGCCTTTTTTTGTGGCCCAAACTTCGTAGGAGAGGTGGTTTTATATGAAGTTGGGAAGGCTTTTTCCAGGTTTTTTGGCCATTGCGGCCATGGTGGTAG
The DNA window shown above is from Thermovirga lienii DSM 17291 and carries:
- a CDS encoding putative PAS/PAC sensor protein (PFAM: HD domain; PAS fold; Bacterial extracellular solute-binding proteins, family 3~TIGRFAM: PAS domain S-box; uncharacterized domain HDIG~COGs: COG3437 Response regulator containing a CheY-like receiver domain and an HD-GYP domain~InterProIPR001638: IPR000014: IPR003607: IPR006675: IPR 013656: IPR006674~KEGG: tle:Tlet_1338 metal dependent phosphohydrolase~PFAM: metal-dependent phosphohydrolase HD sub domain; extracellular solute-binding protein family 3; PAS fold-4 domain protein~SMART: extracellular solute-binding protein family 3; PAS domain containing protein; metal-dependent phosphohydrolase HD region~SPTR: Sensory box protein;~TIGRFAM: PAS sensor protein; metal dependent phophohydrolase); its protein translation is MKKRCLWICLLCLFACFFLPVRSSAEELIRVGVYEYYPLIFTEDDKVKGLYADVLEHIAKKEGYTLQYVKGTFDEGLKRLERGEIDVMTAIVFSPERERLYDFSTEAVFTDWGVLYKRKGLNVDSILDVEDLTVAVEKSDIYGEYFKKLLGDFGIRCRFMEVPSGEEVFEAILRGQAACGVVSRIFGYFNEHKYPVVATNVIFHPSEWRFAFPKGRQNVLKQVIDFNLKQMKNDPNSVLQASIRKWLELNGVIGSYPDWLVAGIIILAMALVLSLMGGYGAFKKSISQGKELLSSKKEILREKAFFEGLFDSIPDAVALQDPTTMRIQRVNSSFAKVFGYSREEAEGRTLRELVVPEDRMHEAEHHIKSALEGKSIERVTVRRKKSGEIFHVLFNQVPLFSDGKMEAILNSYTDVEALAEIARKYKTARDLAKEELERVEKLWEDTIGILAQTVEMRDPYTYDHQRRVSFLSEALARKLGLSEERIRLVKLAGLVHDIGKVAVPAEILNKPGRLSDVEMEIVRTHPQKGYELLRKLTHRPVLAEIVYAHHERLDGSGYPRGLSGKDIPIEARILAVADVVEAMVSHRPFRSALTLEEALEEIKAGKGILYDHKVVEACVELFERESFSFEDAPLS
- a CDS encoding hypothetical protein (KEGG: ava:Ava_4088 hypothetical protein~SPTR: Putative uncharacterized protein), translating into MRLLTRSELIALSEHQKAPSVSIYMPTPLPAEPRKSQIAFKSVLGEVQDELLGRGLKEQEVEDLLEPAKKLLSNSMFWENQSKALAVFLSEGYERIYRIPLEVPKLAVVSRGFHIKPLLPLVGGGDDFYVLCLSKKKIRLIQCTKEDFRNVDLENVPQSISEALQYEPLEKQGQIGSAPGRQGLFHGHGAGDEDFKENLKTFLRMVDKGIRELLKDETAPLVPAGVAYVVSLYKEVASYPHVTEEFVEGSPDNLTAEELFQRAKAIVEPIFKKEEMEAKEKFEALLGTGKASSMLEEVLPAAFSGRVEVLFVPLGVQVWGKWKKATHEMELTSREDPEARDLLDLAAVETLRSRGKVYVVSPEEVPGGKDVAAIFRY